In the genome of Triticum urartu cultivar G1812 chromosome 5, Tu2.1, whole genome shotgun sequence, one region contains:
- the LOC125509913 gene encoding chloroplast envelope quinone oxidoreductase homolog, with the protein MATPRTMRAVQYDKYGGGAEGLKHVEVPVPSPKKGEVLLKMEAASINPIDWKIQKGMLRPFLPGKFPFTPVGDLAGEVVELGSGVTNFKPGDKVISISFPSGGGLAEYAVAPASLTVARPPEVSAVEGACLPAAGGSALQLLKLAGVSFDGTSGTTGPKNVLVTAASGGVGHYAVQLAKLAGLHVTATCGARNVDFVRGLGADEVLDYGTPEGAALRSPSGRRYDAVANCAAGVPWPALKAVLADEGGTAADVTPGVGAALTSILQKATFAKKRLAPLMLAPKREEMEWLVGLARQGKLRTTVDSRHPLSRAQEAWAKSMEGHATGKIVVEMGGAE; encoded by the exons ATGGCGACCCCGAGGACGATGAGAGCCGTGCAGTACGACAAGTATGGCGGTGGAGCTGAAGGCCTCAAG CATGTGGAGGTGCCGGTGCCGTCGCCGAAGAAGGGCGAGGTGCTGCTGAAGATGGAGGCGGCCAGCATCAACCCCATCGACTGGAAGATCCAGAAGGGCATGCTCCGCCCCTTCCTCCCCGGCAAGTTCCCCTTCACGCCAG TGGGCGATCTGGCCGGCGAGGTGGTGGAGCTGGGCAGCGGCGTGACCAACTTCAAGCCGGGAGACAAGGTCATCTCCATCAGCTTCCCG AGCGGCGGCGGGCTCGCCGAGTACGCGGTGGCGCCGGCGTCGCTCACGGTGGCGAGGCCGCCGGAGGTGTCCGCCGTCGAAGGCGCCTGCCTGCCGGCCGCCGGAGGCTCCGCGCTGCAGCTGCTCAAGCTCGCCGGGGTCAGCTTCGACGGGACCTCCGGCACCACCGGCCCGAAGAACGTGCTGGTGACCGCGGCCTCGGGCGGCGTGGGCCACTACGCCGTGCAGCTCGCGAAGCTCGCAGGCCTCCACGTCACGGCCACCTGCGGCGCGCGCAACGTGGACTTTGTCCGGGGCCTGGGcgccgacgaggtgctggactaCGGGACGCCCGAGGGCGCGGCCCTGCGGAGCCCGTCGGGCAGGAGGTACGACGCGGTGGCGAACTGCGCGGCGGGGGTGCCGTGGCCGGCGCTCAAGGCGGTGCTGGCCGACGAGGGCGGCACGGCGGCGGACGTCACGCCGGGGGTCGGCGCCGCGCTCACGTCGATCCTGCAGAAGGCGACCTTCGCCAAGAAGAGGCTGGCGCCACTGATGCTGGCGCCCAAGCGGGAGGAGATGGAGTGGCTGGTGGGCTTGGCTAGGCAGGGGAAGCTCAGGACGACGGTGGACTCGCGGCACCCGCTGAGCAGAGCGCAGGAGGCCTGGGCTAAGAGCATGGAGGGGCATGCCACTGGCAAGATCGTTGTGGAAATGGGAGGCGCAGAATGA